In the genome of Drosophila subpulchrella strain 33 F10 #4 breed RU33 chromosome 2L, RU_Dsub_v1.1 Primary Assembly, whole genome shotgun sequence, one region contains:
- the LOC119547067 gene encoding multiple epidermal growth factor-like domains protein 10 — MIVLVWVLLAGLQVQGCVNRVPVVKMRGTLVTMRKHQNYANCTTNCGPLVGRTRTETYMGFHDVCCDGYIRNEDNECVPQCKDCGIAGKCLSPNVCLCDKGYSNRRDRSHCEPECSEPCVNGNCVAPDECECLPGHRFYNGSQKECEPLCKEDCSNGRCLETGKCQCNNGFQRNDKLNKCEPICQDVCYHGQCVAPNECRCNPGHEQRLGQPWICDPICSSGCANGSCLDAEECYCKEGYAHKDGTLASGCDPVCSPACVNGTCISPGHCACSEGHVFAEGSRHECVPSCRSGCENGFCSAPGRCECHEGFEKLSPHRCSPTCQPGCGRNARCTAPDTCACDAGYVFVNGSTTECEPFCPRSCRNGICSSPGVCTCFDGYQALLSFYCIPVCSKSCIHGSCVAPNECRCFTGYRPSASQGTSICEPICSQDCGHGLCIAPEICQCDVGYAKRWPRGSCEPHCPQKCVNSHCEGSGVCRCYEGYKLRPGSTSVCDPECSPGCRNGTCVEPNSCACFAGYEDTKVPYECVPTCRPRCENGRCSAPGHCECNPGHVVTNSSEPNSCRPQCREQCINAECLAPEKCVCLPGYRFLADSSTECEPICSKGCRSGQECIGPDTCEGFDSMISPTTGRHLVFHWSMFILAILLCLALVMVPLLVLRELQRRRRGGDKQRNNLIENPSYGVVQANSEEADNELGIGLGD, encoded by the exons ACATACATGGGATTCCACGACGTTTGCTGTGATGGTTATATACGCAATGAGGACAA cgAGTGTGTGCCGCAGTGCAAGGATTGCGGAATCGCAGGAAAGTGCCTGTCGCCcaatgtgtgtttgtgtgaCAAGGGCTACTCGAACCGCCGGGATCGCAGTCACTGTGAGCCGGAGTGCAGTGAGCCCTGCGTAAACGGAAACTGTGTGGCTCCGGACGAGTGTGAGTGCCTTCCGGGCCACCGGTTCtacaatggctcccagaaggAATGTGAGCCGCTTTGCAAGGAGGACTGTTCAAACGGTCGCTGCCTGGAGACGGGAAAGTGCCAGTGCAACAACGGCTTCCAGCGGAATGACAAGCTGAACAAATGTGAGCCCATCTGCCAGGATGTCTGCTACCACGGCCAATGTGTGGCGCCCAACGAGTGCCGCTGCAATCCCGGCCACGAGCAGCGTTTGGGCCAACCGTGGATCTGCGACCCGATCTGCTCGAGCGGCTGCGCCAACGGCAGCTGCCTGGACGCCGAGGAGTGCTACTGCAAGGAGGGCTATGCCCACAAGGACGGCACCCTCGCCTCGGGCTGCGACCCGGTGTGCAGTCCCGCCTGCGTGAACGGCACCTGCATCTCGCCCGGCCACTGTGCCTGCTCCGAAGGACACGTTTTCGCCGAGGGATCGCGCCATGAGTGTGTGCCCAGCTGTCGTTCCGGCTGCGAGAATGGCTTCTGCAGTGCCCCAGGTCGCTGCGAGTGCCACGAGGGCTTCGAGAAGCTCTCCCCGCACCGCTGCTCCCCCACCTGCCAGCCGGGCTGTGGCCGCAACGCCCGCTGCACCGCTCCGGACACCTGTGCCTGCGATGCGGGCTACGTCTTCGTCAACGGCAGCACCACCGAGTGCGAACCCTTCTGCCCCAGGAGCTGCCGGAACGGGATCTGCAGCAGTCCTGGCGTTTGCACCTGCTTTGATGGCTATCAG GCTCTTCTCTCTTTCTACTGCATCCCGGTCTGCTCGAAGTCCTGCATCCACGGCAGCTGTGTGGCGCCCAACGAGTGCCGCTGCTTCACCGGCTACCGACCGAGTGCCAGCCAGGGAACCAGTATTTGCGAGCCCATCTGCAGCCAGGATTGTGGCCACGGTCTCTGCATCGCCCCGGAGATTTGCCAGTGCGATGTGGGCTATGCGAAGCGGTGGCCCCGCGGCTCCTGCGAGCCCCACTGCCCCCAGAAGTGCGTGAATAGCCACTGCGAGGGTTCGGGAGTGTGTCGCTGCTACGAGGGCTACAAGCTGAGGCCGGGATCCACCTCCGTCTGCGATCCGGAATGCTCGCCGGGATGCAGGAACGGCACCTGTGTGGAGCCCAACAGCTGTGCCTGCTTCGCTGGCTACGAGGACACCAAGGTGCCCTACGAGTGTGTGCCCACCTGTCGGCCCAGGTGCGAGAATGGTCGCTGCTCAGCCCCGGGACACTGCGAATGCAATCCCGGCCATGTGGTCACCAACTCCAGCGAGCCGAACTCCTGTCGACCCCAGTGCCGGGAGCAGTGCATCAACGCCGAGTGCCTGGCACCGGAAAAGTGCGTCTGCCTGCCGGGCTACAGATTTTTGGCCGATAGCAGCACCGAATGCGAACCGATTTGCTCCAAGGGATGTCGTTCCGGCCAGGAATGCATTGGGCCGGACACCTGCGAGGGCTTCGATTCGATGATTAGCCCCACAACTGGCAGACACCTGGTCTTCCACTGGTCCATGTTCATCCTGGCCATCCTGCTCTGCCTGGCCTTGGTGATGGTACCCCTCCTGGTGCTCAGGGAGCTGCAGCGGCGTCGTCGAGGGGGCGACAAGCAGAGGAACAACCTCATCGAGAACCCATCCTACGGAGTTGTGCAGGCCAACAGCGAGGAGGCGGATAACGAGTTGGGGATCGGTCTAGGGGATTAA